Proteins encoded together in one Felis catus isolate Fca126 chromosome B3, F.catus_Fca126_mat1.0, whole genome shotgun sequence window:
- the LOC123385822 gene encoding uncharacterized protein LOC123385822, whose protein sequence is MPEITSSLLAHRLSVGQTGRWIKLLILYVFKRRSEIRHPIVNVACKCACVCERETDDTLPQVLKPGIHRRSLILPGPSSARPLAGARWLGRKTAVRERTRVDKPFVHTLRLHPQPVQTKQLWAQRTCVRIGTPKPAEKKTERHNSLPVASKFMEGIALGEPSFTFHKGLFLGLLILSLLPGASVSSSANSLPAAEGAGSGIHGFGVNVGIGWKCRTSGHIPDPPESASAFSQNPLGFGVYVS, encoded by the exons ATGCCG GAAATAACTTCGTCCCTGCTTGCACACCGCCTTTCTGTGGGCCAGACCGGTAGATGGATCAAACTACTGATTCTGTATGTATTCAAGCGCAGGAGTGAAATCAGGCACCCGATCGTTAATGTGGCGTGTAAGTGCGCGTGTGTTTGTGAGAGGGAAACAGACGACACACTCCCACAGGTCCTGAAGCCAGGCATCCACCGCCGCTCGCTGATTCTACCAGGCCCTTCTTCAGCAAGGCCTTTGGCTGGAGCCCGGTGGCTGGGAAGGAAAACAGCTGTCAGAGAAAGGACCCGTGTTGATAAGCCGTTTGTGCACACGCTCAGACTTCACCCCCAGCCTGTCCAAACAAAACAGCTGTGGGCGCAGCGGACCTGTGTACGGATCGGAACCCCCAAACCTgctgagaaaaaaacagagcGTCACAACAGTCTTCCAGTGGCTTCAAAATTCATGGAAGGCATTGCCCTTGGGGAACCGAGTTTTACTTTTCATAAGGGCTTGTTCCTTGGGCTCCTTATCCTCAGCCTCCTTCCAGGcgcctctgtttcttcctctgctaATAGCCTCCCTGCCGCGGAAGGTGCGGGCTCTGGGATCCACGGCTTTGGCGTCAACGTGGGAATTGGTTGGAAATGCAGAACTTCAGGCCATATCCCAGACCCCCCTGAGTCAGCATCTGCCTTTTCACAAAACCCCTTGGGGTTTGGAGTGTATGTTTCATAG